A stretch of the Aegilops tauschii subsp. strangulata cultivar AL8/78 chromosome 4, Aet v6.0, whole genome shotgun sequence genome encodes the following:
- the LOC109778836 gene encoding coatomer subunit alpha-3, which produces MLTKFETKSNRVKGLSFHPRRPWILASLHSGVIQMWDYRMGTLLDRFDEHDGPVRGVHFHATQPLFVSGGDDYKIKVWNYKTHRCLFTLTGHLDYIRTVQFHHEYPWIVSASDDQTIRIWNWQSRTCVAVLTGHNHYVMCASFHPKEDLVVSASLDQTVRVWDIGALRKKTVSPADDILRLTQMNTDLFGGVDAVVKYVLEGHDRGVNWASFHPTLPLIVSGADDRQVKLWRMNDTKAWEVDTLRGHMNNVSCVMFHAKQDIIVSNSEDKSIRIWDATKRTGIQTFRREHDRFWILAAHPEMNLLAAGHDSGMIVFKLERERPAFSVSADTVFYVKDRFLRFFEYSTQKEVQVAPIRRPGSVSLNQAPRTLSYSPTENAVLICSDVDGGSYDLYIVPKDSAGRADYLQEAKKGAGGSAVFVARNRFAVLEKSSNQVLVKNLKNEIVKKSPLPIATDAIYYAGTGNLLCKAEDRVTIFDLQQRLVLGELQSAGVKYVVWSSDMEYVALLSKHAVVIASKKLVHRSTLHETIRVKSGAWDENGVFIYSTLNHIKYCLPNGDSGIIKTLDVPVYITRVIGNNIFCLDRDGKNKLITVDASEYIFKLALLRKRYDHVMSMIKSSQLCGQAVISYLQQKGFPEVALHFVKDEKTRFNLALESGNIQIAVASAKEIDDKDHWYRLGIEALRQGNVGIVEYAYQRTKNFERLTFLYLITGYMDKVGFMCKIAGQNNNLMGQFHNALYLGDARKRAEILENAGQLPLAYVTAATHGLTEIAERLAAELGENVPSLPEGKTRSLLIPPAPLISSVDWPLLRVMRGIFEGGLDATGRAEVEEDDEAAGADWGDEDLDIVDASDAVANGGDGFDPEEGEANEVDGEEGGWDLEDLELPEPETPKAAGNARSTVFVAPTPGMPVSQIWTQKSSLAGEHAAAGNFDTAMRLLSRQLGIKNFAPLKPMFLDLHMGSHSYLRALATAPVISIAVEKGWSESSSPNVRGPPSLVFTFSQMEDRLKAAYKATTEGKFPEALRQFLNILHTIPLIVVDSRREVDEVKELIEIVREYVLGLRMELKRKELKDNVNRQQELAAYFTNCKLQRVHMRLVLSNAMALCYKQKNFATAEHFARLLLENSPNEVQAKKARQVQQQCNGKQDSHELNYDYRNPFVVCGSTYVPIYRGQKDISCPYCGSRFVPNIEGQLCTICELAVVGADASGLLCSPTQTR; this is translated from the exons ATGCTGACCAAGTTCGAGACCAAGAGCAACCGGGTCAAGGGCCTGAGCTTCCACCCGCGGCGGCCATGGATCCTCGCCAGCCTCCACAGCGGCGTGATCCAGATGTGGGACTACCGCATGGGCACCCTCCTCGACCGCTTCGACGAGCACGACGGCCCCGTCCGCGGCGTCCACTTCCACGCCACCCAGCCCCTCTTCGTCTCCGGAG GTGACGATTACAAGATCAAGGTGTGGAATTACAAGACACACCGCTGCTTGTTTACGCTTACTGGGCATCTCGACTACATTCGTACTGTGCAATTCCACCATGAGTACCCATGGATTGTAAGTGCCAGTGATGACCAGACAATCCGGATCTGGAACTGGCAGTCACGTACTTGTGTGGCTGTGCTTACCGGGCATAATCACTATGTTATGTGCGCGTCCTTCCACCCCAAGGAGGACCTGGTTGTGTCAGCATCGCTAGATCAGACTGTCCGTGTTTGGGATATTGGTGCCCTGAGGAAGAAGACGGTGTCACCTGCAGATGACATCCTGCGTCTCACTCAGATGAACACTGATCTGTTTGGGGGTGTCGATGCGGTTGTGAAGTATGTCTTGGAAGGCCATGACCGTGGTGTCAACTGGGCATCATTTCACCCCACATTGCCACTCATTGTTTCTGGGGCAGATGACCGGCAAGTGAAGCTGTGGAGAATGAATG ATACCAAGGCTTGGGAAGTTGATACTTTGAGGGGCCACATGAATAATGTGTCCTGTGTGATGTTCCATGCGAAGCAAGACATCATTGTGTCCAACTCAGAAGACAAAAGCATTCGCATTTGGGATGCCACAAAGCGAACCGGTATTCAGACATTTAGGCGGGAACATGACCGTTTCTGGATCCTTGCTGCCCACCCTGAAATGAATCTTCTTGCTGCTGGTCATGACAGTGGCATGATTGTGTTTAAATTAGAGAGGGAACGCCCAGCTTTCAGCGTGAGTGCTGATACTGTGTTCTATGTGAAGGACAGATTCCTCCGGTTCTTTGAGTATTCCACCCAGAAGGAAGTTCAGGTGGCTCCAATAAGAAGACCAGGATCCGTCAGCTTGAACCAGGCACCCAGGACACTATCTTATAGTCCAACTGAAAATGCTGTGTTGATTTGCTCGGATGTGGACGGGGGCTCATATGATCTGTACATTGTTCCCAAGGATTCTGCTGGCAGGGCTGATTATTTGCAAGAGGCAAAGAAGGGAGCTGGTGGCTCGGCTGTTTTTGTGGCACGGAATAGGTTTGCTGTCCTTGAGAAGAGTAGCAATCAAGTTTTGGTGAAGAATCTTAAGAATGAAATTGTGAAGAAGAGTCCTCTTCCTATTGCGACTGATGCAATTTATTATGCTGGGACTGGTAATTTGTTGTGCAAAGCTGAAGATCGTGTGACCATCTTTGATCTACAACAAAGGCTAGTTCTTGGTGAACTCCAGTCAGCTGGTGTTAAATATGTAGTTTGGTCCAGTGACATGGAGTATGTTGCACTGCTGAGCAAGCATGCAGTAGTTATAGCTAGCAAGAAGCTTGTCCATCGCTCTACACTGCATGAAACCATTCGTGTGAAAAGTGGTGCCTGGGATGAGAACGGTGTTTTTATTTACTCTACTTTGAACCATATCAAATACTGTCTTCCCAATGGAGATAGTGGGATCATAAAGACCCTTGATGTCCCTGTTTACATAACAAGGGTTATTGGGAACAACATTTTCTGTCTTGATCGTGATGGAAAGAACAAGCTGATAACAGTTGATGCTTCTGAATACATTTTCAAGCTCGCCCTTCTCCGGAAACGTTATGACCATGTTATGAGTATGATTAAGAGCTCACAGCTGTGTGGGCAGGCAGTGATTTCATATTTACAACAGAAAGGATTTCCAGAAGTTGCTCTCCACTTTGTGAAAGATGAGAAGACAAGATTTAATCTAGCTCTTGAAAGTGGTAACATCCAAATCGCAGTGGCTTCTGCAAAAGAGATTGATGACAAGGATCACTGGTACAGGTTGGGAATTGAGGCCCTGAGGCAGGGGAATGTTGGTATTGTGGAATATGCATACCAGCGGACGAAGAATTTTGAGAGGCTGACTTTTCTGTATCTTATTACTGGTTACATGGACAAGGTGGGCTTCATGTGCAAAATTGCCGGACAGAATAACAATTTGATGGGTCAGTTCCACAATGCATTGTATCTTGGGGATGCTAGGAAGCGAGCTGAGATCCTGGAGAATGCTGGACAGCTTCCTCTTGCCTATGTCACTGCCGCCACTCATGGGCTCACTGAAATTGCTGAAAGGCTTGCTGCTGAGTTGGGTGAGAATGTTCCTTCTCTACCTGAAGGAAAAACTCGCTCACTTTTGATTCCGCCCGCACCTCTCATATCCAGCGTTGATTGGCCATTGCTCCGGGTGATGCGTGGCATATTTGAGGGTGGACTGGATGCTACTGGGAGAGCAGAAGTTGAGGAAGATGATGAAGCTGCTGGTGCTGACTGGGGTGATGAGGACTTGGATATTGTGGATGCAAGTGATGCAGTGGCAAATGGGGGTGATGGTTTTGATCCCGAGGAAGGTGAAGCGAACGAGGTGGATGGGGAGGAAGGTGGTTGGGATCTTGAAGATCTGGAATTGCCTGAACCAGAGACCCCAAAAGCTGCTGGAAATGCTCGCTCTACTGTGTTTGTTGCTCCTACACCAGGAATGCCTGTCAGCCAAATTTGGACTCAGAAATCTTCTCTTGCTGGGGAGCATGCAGCAGCAGGCAACTTTGACACTGCAATGAGGTTGCTCAGCCGTCAGTTGGGCATCAAGAACTTTGCTCCCCTGAAACCCATGTTTCTCGATCTTCATATGGGCAGTCATTCATATCTTCGCGCACTTGCAACTGCTCCCGTTATATCAATTGCTGTTGAGAAAGGTTGGAGTGAGTCCTCAAGTCCTAACGTGAGGGGCCCTCCTTCACTAGTTTTCACCTTCTCACAAATGGAAGACAGACTCAAGGCAGCCTACAAAGCCACAACAGAGGGGAAGTTCCCAGAAGCGCTGAGACAGTTCCTCAACATATTGCATACCATTCCCCTGATCGTGGTGGACTCGCGGAGAGAAGTTGATGAAGTGAAGGAGTTGATCGAGATAGTGAGGGAGTATGTTCTTGGTCTAAGAATGGAACTCAAGAGGAAGGAATTGAAGGACAACGTCAACCGGCAACAGGAACTGGCGGCCTACTTCACCAACTGCAAGCTCCAGAGGGTTCACATGAGGCTTGTGCTCTCAAACGCCATGGCTCTATGCTACAAGCAGAAGAACTTTGCGACCGCGGAGCACTTTGCAAGGCTGCTCCTCGAGAACAGCCCCAACGAGGTCCAAGCGAAGAAGGCTCGGCAGGTGCAGCAGCAGTGCAACGGCAAGCAGGACAGCCATGAGCTCAACTACGACTACAGAAATCCGTTCGTCGTCTGTGGCTCGACGTATGTTCCCATCTACCGCGGCCAAAAGGATATCTCGTGCCCATACTGCGGATCCCGGTTTGTTCCTAACATTGAAGGGCAGCTTTGTACCATATGCGAGCTGGCTGTGGTCGGCGcggacgcctcgggcctcctgtGCTCCCCTACACAGACGAGATGA